In the genome of Quercus robur chromosome 3, dhQueRobu3.1, whole genome shotgun sequence, one region contains:
- the LOC126717102 gene encoding disease resistance protein RPV1-like has translation MASSSSFTHQPKNFDVFLSFRGEDTRRGFVSHLYTALCQRGISTFIDNDLLRGEEISIELLKTIENSTTSIIVFSENYASSTWCLEELAKIVECRKNKQSVRPVFYKVDPSEVRKQEGKYGEALTMHEKKFNDKKKIQRWREALCEAANLSGWDSKNSRDESELVQNIVEDISKSDLNQMPLLVAEDLVGINSRVEDVLKSSNIESNDDISIVGIYGLGGVGKTTIAKAIYDRISYRFKEKFFLENVRENSITKGIIHLQETLLSEIFGSKNLKVHNISSGTNMIIKSLCQKRVLIILDDVDNLDQIRKLLGKCDWFASGSRIIMTTREKHLIDTIGNGVSRLSTYQVKELDENESIELLSKHAFRSNKPNEDYLKLVNQVIHYAKGLPLALVVMGTDLYGRTKPEWESALNKYRNILSGDIQKILQISYDGLDQTEKHIFLDIACFFKGYDYDEVVDILDACDLHPVSGIQKLIDKCLLTKGNTLWMHDLLEQMGREIVLQESQGNLGQRSRLWNYEEALDVLTEDMGSDKIRGIMLRSPASKSTMVQLEAQVFRKMKNLRFLIIHNVHFLEHGGLEYLPNGLRLLDWDTYPFSSLPSSFCPKKLVVLRMPRNRIVEPLTQIHAFELLTRVDFNCCPFIRKTPDLSMCPNIKELDLTWCENLVEIENSVGRLDRLEAGDMYGLFFSLRTSQMSFRHYGYRRPYPSCQNLSFGNLIGLRELHIGTTAEPSHLPGSIYNLQHIETLHLNGNFKFPRDVEIDRQPLCNSLGGFSKYVFPSLKELTFLFFSNQSEMDFILNYCCPVTLETLEISFSCNIVTLPESISRCERLHSLHIPIWEIPRLPRSLRCLAVSNNWPPPLSSKSIFHRFGELIGVPPNLPPCLGVPSHSTPSSTTISCASAFPFGKKYVNNKFASCFNHQRNGNLISFLIGPEFPTIALCVAFKSSDPLYYYCHAIISINGSKQTTKNILIEKALLYEGMSFSCSSLQELFEGFNLGDENLVEIFCETTPSMHITNLYCPEIEWIGVHVQCICPQPQKSSIFHDYYCIQPRGRRISKRNVHQRLRPSLLKGPNLILRRLYNTQYRSTLWPTPSTSLQPLLKARKISNKKRPLVARCRKCLCRAQTRCRCPKEVGSTYAAGPVSVHSSNLDSRIISSAMNGGGSSSVSNLGLSMDVKNGSDLGLEFDSTISDQHPQSKKRRTS, from the exons ATGGCCTCATCTTCCTCTTTCACCCACCAACCCAAAAACTTTGATGTCTTCTTGAGTTTCAGAGGTGAAGATACCCGTCGTGGTTTTGTAAGCCATTTGTACACGGCTTTGTGTCAGAGAGGTATTTCCACATTCATCGATAATGATCTCCTCAGAGGAGAAGAAATTTCTATAGAACTTCTCAAAACCATTGAGAACTCAACCACATCAATAATCgtattttctgaaaattatgCATCCTCTACTTGGTGTTTGGAAGAACTTGCTAAGATTGTTGAGTGTAGAAAAAATAAGCAATCAGTGCGACCGGTTTTTTACAAGGTGGATCCATCAGAAGTTCGTAAACAGGAAGGAAAATATGGGGAAGCATTAactatgcatgaaaaaaaatttaatgataaaaagaaGATTCAAAGGTGGAGGGAAGCTCTATGTGAAGCAGCCAATCTCTCTGGTTGGGACTCCAAAAATAG CCGCGATGAATCTGAACTTGTCCAAAACATTGTTGAAGATATCTCGAAGTCTGATTTAAATCAGATGCCATTACTTGTTGCTGAAGATTTAGTTGGAATAAATTCTCGCGTAGAGGATGTTCTAAAATCTTCAAATATTGAATCAAATGATGATATTAGCATTGTAGGGATTTATGGCCTTGGTGGAGTAGGCAAAACTACAATTGCAAAAGCTATTTATGATAGAATTTCATATcgtttcaaagaaaaattttttctggAGAATGTTAGAGAGAATTCAATAACAAAAGGCATAATCCACTTACAAGAGACACTTCTTTCTGAGATCTTTGGGAGTAAGAATTTGAAGGTGCATAACATATCTAGCGGAACCAACATGATAATTAAAAGTCTTTGCCAAAAGAGGGTTCTTATCATTCTTGATGACGTGGATAATTTGGACCAGATAAGAAAATTGCTTGGAAAATGTGATTGGTTTGCTTCTGGAAGTAGAATAATTATGACAACAAGGGAAAAACACTTGATAGACACTATTGGAAATGGTGTCTCAAGACTCTCAACCTATCAAGTTAAGGAATTAGATGAAAATGAATCTATTGAACTCCTTAGCAAGCATGCCTTTCGAAGCAACAAACCAAATGAAGATTATTTGAAACTTGTGAACCAAGTTATACACTATGCTAAAGGCCTTCCACTAGCTTTAGTAGTAATGGGCACTGATTTGTATGGAAGAACTAAACCTGAATGGGAAAGTGCCTTAAATAAGTATAGAAATATTCTTAGTGGGGATATTCAAAAAATACTACAAATAAGTTATGATGGATTAGACCAAACTGAAAAACATATTTTCCttgatattgcatgtttcttcaAGGGATATGATTATGATGAGGTTGTAGATATACTAGACGCTTGCGATTTACACCCAGTATCTGGTATTCAAAAACTTATTGATAAGTGTCTTTTGACTAAAGGAAATACATTGTGGATGCATGACCTTTTAGAACAAATGGGTAGGGAAATTGTTCTACAAGAATCACAAGGAAACTTGGGACAACGTAGCAGACTATGGAATTATGAGGAGGCTCTTGATGTACTAACTGAAGACATG GGATCGGATAAAATTCGAGGCATAATGTTGCGGTCACCTGCATCAAAATCAACAATGGTGCAATTAGAGGCACAAGTATTTCGTAAGATGAAAAATTTGAGATTCCTAATAATTCATAATGTACATTTCCTTGAGCATGGAGGCCTTGAATATCTTCCCAATGGATTAAGATTGCTTGATTGGGATACATATCCTTTTTCTTCATTGCCATCCAGTTTTTGTCCTAAAAAACTAGTTGTGCTTCGAATGCCTCGTAACCGAATAGTGGAACCATTAACGCAG ATTCATGCATTTGAATTGCTGACACGTGTGGACTTCAACTGTTGTCCATTCATTAGGAAAACACCTGACTTATCAATGTGTCCAAACATAAAGGAATTGGATCTTACTTGGTGTGAAAATTTAGTTGAGATTGAAAACTCCGTGGGGCGTCTTGATAGGCTTGAGGCGGGGGACATGTATGGGCTTTTCTTTAGCCTTCGGACAAGTCAGATGTCATTTAGGCATTATGGTTACCGTAGACCATATCCTAGCTGTCAAAATCTGTCATTTGGGAATTTGATTGGGCTTAGGGAGTTGCATATTGGAACGACTGCAGAGCCAAGTCATCTTCCAGGTAGCATCTATAATTTACAACATATAGAGACACTCCATCTTAATGGCAATTTCAAATTTCCAAGGGACGTGGAGATTGATAGACAGCCACTGTGCAATTCTCTGGGAGGCTTTTCCAAATATGTTTTTCCAAGCTTGAAAGAACTaacttttttgttcttttctaaTCAATCAGAaatggattttattttgaattattgtTGCCCCGTCACATTGGAAACATTAGAGATCTCCTTCAGTTGCAATATTGTTACCCTCCCAGAAAGCATAAGCAGATGTGAGAGATTACATTCGCTTCATATTCCAATTtgggaaattcctaggcttCCACGAAGTTTAAGATGTTTAGCTGTATCAAATAATTGGCCTCCTCCGCTGAGTTCAAAATCAATCTTTCATCGG TTTGGAGAATTGATAGGGGTTCCACCAAATCTACCACCATGTTTAGGTGTGCCAAGCCACAGTACTCCCTCATCTACTACAATATCCTGTGCAAGTGCTTTCCCATTTGGCAAGAAATATGTCAACAATAAGTTTGCAAGTTGTTTCAACCATCAAAGGAATGGAAATTTAATATCATTCTTAATTGGTCCGGAATTTCCAACAATTGCTCTCTGTGTTGCTTTTAAGTCAAGTGATCCTTTGTATTATTATTGTCATGCCATCATTTCCATCAATGGTAGTAAACAAACGACCAAAAACATACTGATTGAAAAGGCTTTGCTTTATGAGGGCATGAGTTTTTCTTGTAGCTCATTGCAGGAACTATTTGAGGGCTTCAATCTTGGTGATGAGAATCTTGTTGAGATCTTCTGTGAAACCACTCCTTCAATGCATATTACGAACTTATATTGTCCTGAAATTGAATGGATAGGAGTCCATGTACAATGCATTTGTCCTCAACCTCAAAAATCCAGTATCTTCCATGACTACTATTGTATCCAACCCCGAGGCCGTCgaatttcaaagagaaatgtgCACCAACGGCTTAGACCATCTCTTCTCAAAGGTCCAAATTTAATCCTGCGTAGACTTTACAATACCCAGTACCGTAGTACCCTGTGGCCAACCCCAAGTACTTCTCTTCAACCATTactaaaagcaagaaaaatcaGCAACAAAAAAAGACCCTTAGTAGCAAGGTGCCGCAAATGTTTGTGTAGAGCTCAAACCCGTTGTCGGTGTCCCAAGGAGGTTGGCTCCACATATGCAGCAGGACCAGTTTCAGTGCATTCGAGCAATTTGGATAGTCGGATTATCTCAAGTGCTATGAATGGTGGCGGGTCATCCTCAGTTTCTAATTTAGGGCTTTCAATGGATGTGAAAAATGGGTCTGACTTGGGTTTGGAATTTGACTCAACCATTAGTGATCAGCATCCGCAGTCAAAGAAAAGGAGAACCTCTTGA